From one Mya arenaria isolate MELC-2E11 chromosome 4, ASM2691426v1 genomic stretch:
- the LOC128230717 gene encoding citron Rho-interacting kinase-like: MAIDLRGGKFFAKSGGKDAMGTLPVMGDLQTILDNELKKSRQLQEQLDRLRAENYKQANELLKLKGTLREKMVADSTNMMTPNIKAQVQVLIRTPAPHQTSGKPLLTPSVKKSHQALALSSAPTPQRIQHKIPHRFVTGLNTRATKCGVCLGSVPFVKQASKCQECSMVCHVKCSNIAQPTCGLPTEYVRHFTSMMDKGPALLPSNTVGSPVEGGEEGISMTGWLKVPRSSKQPGWERRYAKMEGNILLLFYEDNDANPCDTFDLVPPETDVTVHSAVSAAELPSLANSDLPYVFRLEHEPLTTCWPGRVLYLMAPGFPEKQQWVASLEAAIKHLQKGDKVKRSKMEMTTLLDLSGDQRPELNCSLLLSKQLTLLGADEGLFAVNVTRDPPVLTKLNTFESVHHLKFIPQLSLIVLIMGKDRRILTIDKKLIQLRLGQSSGEETQPVHHNVVSDVVGCTVFDVGMCGDAVYMVVGMTEKILVMKYNPELRQFCVRKELSSMEPCSCVIVVEGFAIIGTDRFYKINLDHPSLLEFVDKKDSSLAFAAFGAATHHSYPLAVVQVSPEGLPLEFLLCFHEFGVYVDNKGRRSRPADMKWSCLPLSLAYKEPFLYVTYFTSVQAITVPANLVGPRYLGVALKPCTVFVGSSNGVTTQMLSLRGKDGTIELPMGKENRLGIRSAKKGDSSKSQTYNVNKYKSPRLCRRLSLTSIDSNSSVSSSSTVSSYSSVQTEL; the protein is encoded by the exons ATGGCaa TTGATTTACGGGGCGGGAAGTTTTTTGCCAAGTCCGGAGGCAAGGACGCTATGGGCACGTTACCCGTGATGGGGGACCTACAGACAATTCTAGATAATGAGCTGAAAAAATCTCGTCAGCTTCAGGAACAACTGGACAGGCTTCGAGCGGAAAACTACAAGCAGGCAAATGAGT TGTTGAAGCTAAAGGGAACTCTAAGAGAGAAAATGGTTGCGGATTCTACTAACATGATGACCCCGAATATCAAAGCCCAGGTCCAAGTGCTTATTCGAACCCCAGCCCCACATCAGACCAGTGGCAAACCTCTATTGACCCCTAGCGTGAAGAAATCCCATcag GCACTTGCATTGTCATCTGCTCCAACGCCACAGCGGATTCAGCACAAGATTCCGCACCGGTTTGTGACTGGGCTGAATACAAGAGCCACCAAGTGTGGTGTGTGCCTGGGTAGTGTCCCCTTTGTGAAACAGGCATCCAAATGTCAAG AATGTTCCATGGTATGCCATGTGAAGTGTTCTAACATTGCCCAGCCAACGTGCGGCCTCCCCACGGAGTATGTCCGCCATTTCACCTCCATGATGGATAAGGGGCCAGCCCTGTTGCCTAGCAACACTGTGGGATCCCCTGTGGAAGGGGGCGAAGAGGGGATTTCAATGACTGGCTGGCTCAAGGTACCAAG GAGCAGTAAGCAGCCTGGGTGGGAAAGACGCTATGCCAAAATGGAAGGCAACATACTTCTCCTCTTCTACGAGGATAACGACGCCAATCCATGCGACACATTTGACCTTGTCCCCCCTGAGACAGATGTTACTGTACACAGCGCAGTCAGTGCTGCAGAGTTGCCGAGTCTAGCAAATAGTGACCTGCCATACGTGTTTAGATTGGAGCATGAGCCATTGACGACATGTTGGCCGGGCAG GGTTCTTTATCTTATGGCCCCGGGATTCCCTGAGAAACAACAGTGGGTGGCGAGCTTGGAGGCCGCCATCAAACACCTCCAGAAGGGGGACAAAGTTAAACGCTCA AAGATGGAGATGACCACATTACTGGACCTGAGCGGAGATCAGAGACCGGAACTCAACTGTTCACTGCTCCTTAGCAAGCAG TTGACGTTACTTGGAGCAGATGAGGGCCTGTTTGCGGTGAATGTAACACGTGATCCTCCTGTTCTCACAAAACTGAACACCTTCGAGAGCGTCCACCACCTTAAGTTTATTCCTCAACTTAGCCTTATTGTCCTTATTATGG GCAAAGATCGACGTATTCTCACAATTGACAAGAAGCTCATTCAGTTACGCCTGGGGCAGTCAAGCGGGGAGGAGACCCAGCCTGTCCACCATAATGTTGTCAGTGATGTGGTCGGGTGCACGGTGTTTGACGTTGGGATGTGTGGGGACGCGGTGTACATGGTGGTCGGCATGACGGAGAAGATCCTAGTCATGAAGTATAACCCTGAGCTGAGGCAGTTTTGTGTTAGGAAG GAGTTATCCTCAATGGAGCCATGCAGCTGTGTAATCGTCGTGGAGGGCTTTGCCATCATTGGTACTGACCGATTCTACAAGATCAATCTGGATCATCCCAGTTTGCTGG AGTTTGTGGACAAGAAGGACAGCTCCCTGGCATTTGCTGCATTTGGAGCGGCCACCCATCACAGCTACCCTCTGGCTGTGGTGCAAGTTTCACCTGAAGGCCTGCCATTAGAGTTTCTGCTCTGTTTCCATG AGTTTGGTGTGTATGTGGACAACAAGGGAAGAAGAAGCCGTCCCGCCGACATGAAGTGGAGCTGTCTACCTCTTTCTCTAG CTTACAAAGAGCCATTCCTGTATGTGACATATTTCACCAGTGTCCAAGCCATCACTGTCCCAGCCA accTTGTGGGACCTCGATACCTGGGCGTGGCTCTGAAACCCTGCACGGTATTTGTGGGTTCGAGTAACGGGGTGACCACCCAAATGCTCAGTCTACGGGGCAAGGACGGGACCATAGAACTTCCTATGGGCAAAGAGAATAGATTAGG TATACGATCGGCCAAGAAAGGTGACAGTTCGAAGAGCCAAACCTACAACGTTAACAAGTACAAGTCTCCTCGTCTGTGTCGACGCCTGTCCCTCACCTCCATCGATAGTAACAGCAGTGTTTCCTCATCATCCACGGTGTCCAGCTATAGCAGTGTTCAGACTGAACTTTAG